One region of Acidobacteriota bacterium genomic DNA includes:
- a CDS encoding RHS repeat-associated core domain-containing protein has translation TAPEIRHVLVRNGRLEVQFTETPDLAAATDALQLNSAAVTWELSPDGYTLTTADALPAVSHTLTVGTGALDLAGNGLTETFSVTINPLTVSGTGFVFEEPDPREVAVTTTRNPYGFQGLPVDAETGLVYVRNRYFDPEIGRFISSDPLGFLDGPNLYAFALNEPINLTDPLGLQAEGGTIKVKQFYRPIYIQVEPIKSSTAWNEAEIELQLNTANRIFGEQAGVYVFWTRIKEDPDPKEALTAEGAQALLERAAFCFSAGTGGYEGLPIYYVRETSDNSTDGGRGRSPDYPTDRSRAAIVNRYWRGTLTNQYVTAHELGHAIGGLCDPVDIFNPDCRFGAPQPERGGVMNYPSPYDPEAQGEGLSEGEIKRLRRNARALATHPGGPPP, from the coding sequence TCAACAGCGCCGCCGTCACCTGGGAGCTGAGCCCGGACGGGTACACCCTCACCACCGCCGACGCCCTCCCGGCCGTTAGCCACACTCTCACCGTCGGCACCGGTGCTCTCGATCTTGCCGGCAACGGGCTGACGGAAACCTTCAGCGTCACGATCAATCCGTTGACGGTCAGCGGTACGGGCTTCGTCTTCGAAGAGCCCGATCCACGCGAAGTCGCTGTCACAACGACAAGAAATCCGTACGGCTTCCAGGGGCTCCCGGTGGATGCCGAAACGGGGCTCGTTTACGTCAGGAATCGGTATTTCGATCCGGAGATCGGGAGGTTTATCAGCAGTGATCCGCTGGGATTTCTCGATGGCCCCAACCTGTATGCCTTCGCTCTGAACGAGCCCATCAACTTGACCGATCCCCTCGGATTGCAGGCGGAGGGGGGCACGATCAAGGTCAAGCAGTTTTACCGGCCCATCTATATCCAGGTCGAGCCGATCAAGTCTTCCACGGCGTGGAACGAGGCTGAGATCGAGTTGCAGCTCAACACGGCGAATCGGATTTTCGGGGAGCAGGCCGGGGTCTACGTCTTCTGGACGCGGATCAAGGAAGACCCGGATCCGAAGGAGGCGCTGACGGCCGAAGGTGCTCAGGCTCTGCTGGAGAGGGCAGCTTTTTGCTTCTCCGCCGGTACAGGTGGCTACGAAGGGCTTCCCATCTACTACGTCCGCGAGACCTCGGACAACTCCACCGATGGGGGCCGTGGGCGGTCTCCTGACTACCCCACAGATCGGAGTAGAGCTGCGATCGTAAACCGCTACTGGAGGGGCACGCTGACCAACCAATACGTCACGGCCCACGAGCTGGGTCACGCGATTGGCGGGCTGTGCGACCCTGTAGATATCTTCAACCCAGACTGCCGGTTCGGTGCCCCGCAGCCGGAACGCGGGGGCGTGATGAACTACCCCTCGCCCTATGATCCGGAAGCCCAAGGCGAGGGTCTCTCAGAGGGCGAGATCAAGAGGCTGAGGAGGAATGCGCGAGCGCTCGCGACACACCCAGGGGGGCCGCCTCCTTGA